A window of Cryptomeria japonica chromosome 3, Sugi_1.0, whole genome shotgun sequence contains these coding sequences:
- the LOC131064896 gene encoding receptor-like protein 36: MAKPMFLVLFFLLASPCCCSSLWGGCPPHELSALNLFKQHLLDPYDSLASWKGLYCCSWKGITCHSLTGHVVRVDFTTFDYPLSALVRNSSSQIFPALFQLQHLEYLDLSWIDLSPLSIPSHLPSLSTLTHLSLHFCWLTGRIPSEIGNMSRLTFLDISYNDDLETRQSSSWIRNLRGLEHLGLAYVNLKRDVVESVASLPNLTSLVMSETSGTPLSPLGNLTSLSHLQLVGTYFTQQPFPIWISNLTSLVSLYLVDYNLSSSIPSAVLSLPHLRNLELYKNTGHKVNLSSIVQHASQLNSLSIASSDVGGVIPNSIGNMSSLTALALYGNNIEGRLPDSMGNMSLLTSLDLYYNNIEGSLPNFIGNLSQLEDLDLSRNSLRGNIPWSSLGGLSKLSLLFLGSNQLNGSLPYTFGNLSSLALLDVSNNSLSGTFLLSQLENFTKICYLSLSDNFLRVKVEDFWIPKFQLQYLYLSSCNMDGDFPSFLSTQYNIRELDLSNNSLGGNIPNWLWGLTSFNTLKLSCNQFGGKLLSSKFGKLNAQYVDLHRNKLQGNVLVPHRDVQFLDMSENQFDGIISENIDDYGQSQLNYLSLANNNISGVFPHSICEGNHLEVLDVSNNKLTGNIFASFGNCSTTLKVLNLENNNLEGEITRMVCLQTLKLGGNKLQGTIPSSLKNCTSLEILDLGYNNMQGTIPNWIGKLIGLRILVLRSNKFKGGIPLELTKLENLQVLILSNNNLSGAIPSSLRNLRAMTNQTQSADVLLQYSNSSSMPYLDKIEINNKGLVLEYVKSLALVRCLDLSNNNFSGDIPQEIGFLIGLRILNLSMNQLHGKIPTSFGNLVQLESLDLSDNNLIGNIPNELQSLTFLSYLNISCNNFSGRIPQGAQWLTFDERSFSNNANLCGLQIKINCSPSPPSNQIYDEDVSEQEWEEHVWCEVGIGLSFGFGFSIVIGVLCFNKKCRKRCFKVMDGIIVILDQSIQKKIF; encoded by the exons ATGGCCAAACCAATGTTTTTGGTGCTCTTTTTCCTGCTCGCCTCTCCTTGCTGCTGCTCCTCCTTATGGGGAGGATGCCCTCCTCACGAATTATCTGCCCTCAACCTCTTCAAACAACACCTGCTCGATCCATATGACTCCctggcatcatggaagggattatACTGCTGCTCTTGGAAGGGAATCACCTGCCACAGCCTCACTGGCCACGTGGTTCGTGTGGATTTTACCACCTTTGATTATCCCTTGTCAGCACTAGTGAGGAATTCAAGCAGCCAAATATTCCCTGCTTTATTCCAACTGCAGCATTTGGAGTACCTCGACCTCAGTTGGATTGACTTGTCCCCTCTTTCCATTCCTTCACACCTTCCGAGCCTCAGCACATTGACGCATTTGAGCTTGCATTTTTGTTGGCTTACTGGCCGAATACCAAGTGAGATTGGGAACATGTCTCGCTTGACATTTCTGGACATCTCCTACAATGATGATCTGGAGACGAGGCAGTCGAGCTCGTGGATACGAAATTTGCGAGGGTTGGAGCACCTTGGACTAGCATATGTGAATCTGAAAAGAGACGTGGTAGAGAGTGTTGCTTCTCTTCCCAATCTTACATCACTTGTCATGTCTGAGACGTCAGGTACACCTCTCTCTCCTCTTGGAAACCTCACCTCACTCTCCCATCTTCAGCTTGTTGGTACTTACTTCACTCAGCAGCcatttcccatttggatttctaaCCTTACATCTTTGGTTTCCCTCTACCTCGTTGATTACAATCTCTCCAGTTCCATCCCTTCTGCTGTTTTAAGCCTTCCACACTTGAGGAACCTTGAGTTGTATAAAAACACTGGTCACAAAGTCAACCTCTCTTCCATTGTGCAACATGCTTCCCAGCTCAATAGCCTTTCTATTGCAAGTTCAGATGTGGGAGGAGTGATTCCAAATTCTATTGGAAATATGTCCTCATTAACTGCCTTAGCTCTTTATGGTAACAATATTGAAGGTAGACTTCCAGATTCTATGGGGAATATGTCCTTGCTGACCAG CTTAGATCTTTATTATAACAATATTGAAGGCAGTCTTCCAAATTTTATTGGAAATCTCTCACAGCTTGAAGATTTGGATCTTTCCAGAAATTCACTAAGAGGCAACATTCCATGGAGCTCTTTAGGTGGGCTATCAAAgctttcacttctttttcttggtTCAAACCAATTAAATGGAAGCTTGCCATATACTTTTGGTAATCTCTCATCTTTGGCCTTGCTTGATGTCTCAAACAATTCTCTAAGTGGCACATTCTTACTCTCTCAACTAGAAAATTTCACGAAGATTTGTTACTTGAGTCTTTCTGATAATTTCTTGAGAGTGAAAGTTGAAGACTTTTGGATCCCAAAATTTCAGCTTCAATATTTGTATTTGAGTTCTTGTAATATGGATGGTGATTTCCCATCTTTCCTATCCACCCAATACAATATAAGAGAACTCGACTTGTCCAACAATTCTCTTGGTGGAAATATTCCTAATTGGTTGTGGGGCCTTACATCTTTCAACACACTCAAGCTCTCATGTAATCAATTTGGAGGAAAGCTTTTGTCATCAAAGTTTGGTAAGTTGAATGCTCAATATGTTGACTTACATAGAAACAAGTTACAAGGGAATGTTTTAGTTCCTCATCGTGATGTGCAATTCTTGGACATGTCTGAGAATCAATTTGATGGCATCATTTCAGAAAACATTGATGACTATGGCCAGAGTCAACTCAATTATTTGTCACTTGCAAATAATAATATAAGTGGTGTCTTTCCACATTCTATTTGTGAAGGAAATCACTTGGAGGTTCTAGATGTGTCAAATAACAAGCTCACAGGTAATATTTTTGCAAGTTTTGGGAATTGTTCAACAACACTCAAAGTGTTAAATCTAGAAAATAATAATTTGGAAGGTGAGATTACAAGAATGGTTTGTCTTCAAACGTTGAAATTAGGAGGCAACAAACTACAAGGTACAATTCCATCATCACTTAAAAATTGTACTTCTTTGGAGATTCTAGATTTGGGATATAATAACATGCAGGGAACCATCCCAAATTGGATAGGGAAGTTAATTGGTCTTCGAATTTTGGTGTTGAGATCTAATAAATTCAAAGGTGGAATACCCTTAGAGTTGACAAAATTAGAAAATCTTCAAGTCTTGATTTTGTCAAATAACAATCTATCTGGAGCTATTCCAAGTAGCTTAAGAAACTTGAGAGCAATGACAAATCAAACACAAAGTGCAGATGTCCTCCTTCAATACTCAAATTCAAGCTCAATGCCTTATTTAGATAAAATTGAAATAAACAACAAAGGGCTAGTTCTAGAATACGTGAAATCTTTGGCATTGGTTCGGTGTCTTGATCTCTCAAACAACAACTTCTCAGGTGATATTCCTCAAGAAATTGGATTCCTCATTGGTCTAAGGATTCTTAATTTGTCAATGAATCAGCTCCATGGAAAAATTCCTACTTCTTTTGGGAACCTTGTGCAATTGGAGTCACTTGATCTTTCAGATAACAATCTTATTGGAAATATCCCTAATGAACTACAATCTCTCACATTTTTGAGTTACTTGAACATATCTTGTAATAATTTTTCAGGTAGAATACCACAAGGAGCTCAATGGTTAACATTTGATGAGAGATCATTTTCAAACAATGCAAACCTTTGTGGACTTCAGATCAAAATAAATTGTTCACCTTCTCCTCCTTCAAATCAAATTTATGATGAAGATGTGAGTGAGCAAGAGTGGGAGGAACATGTGTGGTGTGAGGTGGGAATTGGATTGAGCTTTGGATTTGGGTTTTCAATTGTTATTGGAGTATTATGTTTCAACAAAAAATGTAGAAAAAGATGTTTCAAAGTTATGGATGGCATTATTGTCattcttgatcaatctattcaaaAAAAGatcttttaa